From the Desulfosporosinus sp. Sb-LF genome, the window TAGGATAGATGAATTTAAAGACCTCTGCAGCATGCGGAGAAAGGCAAACAATGGTTTTAGCTCCACTCTTTTTAATCACCTTTGCTACTTTTTTAACATATTCCTTCATATCTTCCATATAACCTAGTTCATACAGCAAAGCACCGCTGTACAATTCCTCATTTCCCGCATAACAAAACTCATAACCTAGCCCTTGAAGCACCTTCGCAGCCTTAAAGCAAATCGAATTGTACCGTTCCCGATCCTTAGCCAGCACCGAAGAGTATATCTTTTCCGCACTAATTCCGGCTTTGTCTAGCATATTGCGCACACCCATCATCATTGAAAACGCCTTGCTACCTTGATCAATGTGGGTAATCGTTTTAACCAAGGAGTCGATAAAGGGGAGCAACTGGTATTCTCCACCTGTGTAGAAAAGCAATTCCCCTTTATCTGGCAAGTTAAGCCCCTTAGCCCAGGCTGCAACCTCTGAACCCTTTAAGGCCAGCGGATTACCATGTTTAATAATATTGTCGCTGATAATATCCAGTACCATCGGCAGCTTCATTTTCTCGACCATCAATGCGTCCTCCCTAAAAGCGAAAATAGTAGGCTTAATTCATAAAAGCGCGCGTCGGTTATCTCTGCGCGCACCTTAACATACCCAATCACATGCGATAATTGGCGTTAATCCCCTTCATATAGTATAAAGAAAATTCCCGGTAAAGGTAAGCCATCTAACCTATGTATTCTGTATTCCTTATACTGAACACCAAAGCAAGGGCAGTCTAACCGATGATCCGGTTTCGACTGCCCCGCTTCCTTTACTACTTGATTAGTTCAAGATCACTGTCCCTTACCTAGCCGTTTTTGCTTTGGAAGGCTTTCATAAATTCAGCCAAAGCCATACACCCTTCGATACTCATGGCATTATAGACAGATGCTCGAATGCCGCCCACTGAACGGTGACCCTTTAAACCGATCATACCTTGTTTTGTGGCCTCAACCGCAAAGGTCTTCTCCAATTCCTCGTTTGGCAAACGGAAGGTTATATTCATCAATGAACGGCTGTCTTTGACGGCATGCCCACGGTAATAGCCCTCGCTGTTGTCAATAGCATTATATATGACGGCAGCTTTCTCAGCGTTGCGTTTTTCCGCTGCAACCAAACCACCGTTATTTTTAAGCCAGCGCAGAACCAAATTTACCATATAAACAGAATAGCTGGGTGGAGTGTTGTAAAGGGAATCATTTTTAGCATGAATATCATAGCGCAGCATCGTGGGGATGTTTGAGGGAATCCCCTCCAATAGGTCCTTGCGAATAATGACTACGGTTACCCCAGCAGGACCCAGATTCTTTTGCGCCCCAGCGTAAATCAACCCAAACTTAGAAACGTCAACTCGGCGTGAAAGAATATCACTCGACATATCAGCGACCAGTGGAATGTTCCCTAAGTCCGGGTATGACTGCCATTGAGTACCGAAGATAGTGTTATTGGAGCAAAGATGCACATAGGTAGGATTGTCACTCACTTTGATTTCATCGGTTCCAGGAATGCGAGTATAGTTTTCTTCTTTAGTACTAGCAGCAACATTCGTCTTAACAAATTTCGAGGCTTCCTTGTAGGCTTTTTCTGCCCATGCTCCTGTAAGGATATAGTCAGCGTGACTGTCTGCGCTGACCAGATTCATGGGTACCGCGGCAAATTGAGTACTTGCTCCGCCTTGAAGGAACAAAACCCGGTAATTTTCTGGAATCTCCAATAATTCCTTAACAAGTGCTTCAGCCTCGGAATTAATCGCCTCATATTCTTTGGTGCGGTGGCTATTTTCCATTACAGACATGCCAGTTCCTTTAAAATTAAGCATTTCTCTCTGTGCTTCTTCTAAAACCACAAGGGGAAGTGTGGCAGGTCCGGCATTAAAGTTAAAGATTCTTTCCATTTTATGGTCAATCCTCCAATTTGCATTTCTTTGCACAACCTTATTGAATCATTATATCCCCTTAAATTGACTGTAGCAATATCAAAGTTGAAAAATATATCTATTATATGACACAATCCGCAGATCATTTAGCCAAGGCATTCAAGTAAGCTTTAGCACTAGCCTCAATGATATCCGTCGAGAATCCCTTTCCTACCACAAGACGACCATCCTCATAGCGCAATTTGACAGTGGCCTCTCCTAGGGCCTCGCTGCTTCGAGTTACAGACTTCAATGTAAAATCTTCAAGCATTGCTGTGTTCCCAGTTATCCTGTCAATTGTATTAAACAAGGCATTCACTGGGCCATTGCCACAGGCGGCATCCGTAATCATCTTCCCCTCTTTTTCTAAAACGACGGTAGCTGTAGCCATCTCCACCCCATTTGTCACAATAGACATACTCCGGAGAACAAGATCATTCGTAGGATTCCCTGAATCGCCCATTAAAACATAAAGATCTTGGTCAAACACTTCTTGCTTGAGGTCCGCGAGCTGTAAAAACCTTTGATAAACCTCATCAAGCTGATCACCCTCTACTACATACCCTAGTAGCCCGAGACTATATTGGAGAGCATGTCGACCCGACCTTGCGGAAAGACTGATTAAATTTTGGGGAACACCGATGATTTCTGGTTGAATAATTTCATAAGTTTCTCTGTCTTTTAAAACCCCGTCTTGGTGAATGCCAGAAGCATGCATAAAGGCATTGGCACCGACAATCGCCTTATGATCTGGAACTGTCACTCCTGTAATGCGTGAAACGAGTCTACTGGTAGCAGATATCTCCCGAGTGTTCACATGACTCTCTACCCCGTAACCATCCCGCCGGGTGTAAATCGACATAATGACCTCTTCCAAGGAAGTATTCCCTGCCCGCTCTCCTATTCCATTGATCGTCCCTTCCACCTGGCGGGCTCCCGCTTTAATACCCGCTAACGAATTGGCCGTTGCCATTCCTAAATCGTTATGGCAATGAACACTCACGATGGCTTGATCAATATTCTTCACGTTCTTAATAACGTAACCAATCAGTTCTCCGTATTCCCAAGGGTTAGCATAGCCGACCGTATCCGGGAGATTTACAACCGTGGCCCCGGCTGAAATCACTGCCTCGATGACTCTGGTCAAGAACGCCGGATCCCCACGGAAAGCATCTTCCGCGTAAAACTCGACATCACTTACATATTTCTTAGCATACTTGACTGCAAAAACAGCTTGCTCTACCACTTGATCAGGTGTAAGTTTTAATTTCTTGGCCATATGAATGGGAGAAACTCCTATACCCGTATGAATCCTGGGATATTCCGCTTGGCGCAAAGCTTCTGCACAAATATCAATATCCTGTGCCACAGCCCTAGTCAACCCGCAAATCGTGACTCCTTTGATTTCCTTGGCAATAGTTCGGACTGATTCCATATCTCCAGGTGAAGAAGCTGGAAAACCGGCTTCAATAATATCGACGCCAAGCTTTACTAGCTGATGGCCAATCTCTAATTTCTCTTTGACATTCAAGGTAATCCCCAAGGATTGTTCTCCATCTCTAAGGGTAGTATCAAAAACATATAATTTGCTCATGTTTAAATTCCTCCTTAAAAATAAATAAACCCTTCGTCTCTGATTGAGACGAAGGGTTAGTTCGCGGTACCACTCAAGTTAACAGCAAATAGCTGTCTTCTCTGCAGATACGGGAGTAAATCAACAATCGTGGTTCGTTGTTCGTAATTCGACCCAAAAAATAACGTCACCGATCGAACTCCTTACATCGAACAACAATCTTTGAGTTATCCGATATCTCCTTCCTTTTAACGGTGGAAGCTCCGTCCGAGCCTACTTTCAACTACGATTTCGGTCAGCTACTCGAGGAAGAGTTCCAATTCTATTCCGTTACTGCCTTTCACCAACCAGCAGCTCTCTAGAACGGAAAACGCAACTGTACTATTCCCTCTCATCGTCATTTTAGCATTTTTTTATATCTTACACTACTTTCGCTAATTGTCAAGTGTAACAGCGATTTGTTCTCTTCATTTCTGTGATTTTCAAAAGCAAAATCGAGACGCTTTTTGCCGGCCTAAATAGACTCCTCGGCACTAGTCAGGTAATTTCGAAACACTGTAGTCCAAGGACAATTCTATGAAATCTATATCATTCGTTCTAATAAAATATTAGCTAGAAGAATGCCCAAAACCTGTAGAACGATTTTCGCATGAAGTCTAATAGTTTTTCTCTGGTTTGCCAGGAAATTTACTAAAACGACAAACCCCTAACCCACCACAAATAATCAAAAGCATGATGGTTATATTAATAACAGGGTCACCAACGTATGACTAGAAAAATTTCCAATATATGGGGATATGAATGAATTATTATACTCTTTTTGACTACATGGCAATAAGAGTGTGTAAGCTCCGATTTATAGCATTCAAATTAAAGTCCCCCGCTAAGTAATATCTAATTATTCGGGTAACGCTTTCAGGAATACCAAATAAAATGGGATGTCAAATTTAAGGAGGCGGAATTCATGAATGAGCAATCTGAACGCACCAGAACAGTTGAATTTGAATTAGGCCCTGAAGACCTAGTGATTGTATCGCAGTTAGAACCTGATACATTTCTCATAAAGGTAAAAGTCTATGAACAGAAAGATTTCATCCTTAATCCAAATCCTTTGGAGAATGACAATCAAATGGCCGAATACTCTATCTGTCCTGGCTGTTTGACCGAAGCTGTTGCTGACATTAGGGACATGTACACAGGCTGGTCTAAAATTAACAAAAGTTCGCCTATACAGATAATAGGGATTCACAATCAAGACCATAACATCCTCTTCATACAATTCTGCTTGGGTCAGCGTTATTTTATATACGAACGCTGCCCAAAATTACATAAAGAAACCGTGTACGAAGAATTATTTGGCCAAAAACATAACTTAAGGCTAAGGGGATTAGGACGCGAGGACGAGCAGTATCTAATTACCAATCTAAGGTTTATGCCCAAAGCCAAAAGGGCAATTAGCTTCTATCCCTATAAAACCCAATATATTCTTACTCGAAAGCATCACTCGTTGCCTCATTCTTGCTAATGCTTAATAGGCAAGAATTCAAATCAACTGTAACAGTCTATAAAATTGTGAATAATCCTTAAATCCATATATTTATTAATCACAAGGGGGTTGCAACAAACTGGATAAATTTGTTGCAACCCCCTTGTTAGGTCTTTAGACACACGCCTTATAGGGCTTGAACTAAAATTTCAGCTACATCTAGGACTCTCGTTTTGTCACTAGCTTCACGAGCATTTATACCGTCATTTATCATGGTTAGGCAGAATGGGCAGGCTGCTCCCACAAGTTCTGCACCAGTTGCAATGGCCTCGTCCGTGCGCATTACATTAATCCGTTCGCCCTCGTGTTCTTCCATCCAAAAGCGTCCTCCGCCAGCCCCACAGCAAAAGCTCTTTTCCCGATGGTTTTTCATTTCCGTGACGTTCAACCCCACGAGTTTTAGCAACTCACGTGGCTCATCATAAATGTTGTTATAGCGTCCGAGATAACAAGAATCATGGAAGGCTACCGATTTTGCATCTGTTTTCCCCAGTTTAAGCCGACCTTCCACGGCAAGTTCTTTAAAGTAAGTCGTATGATGAACTACTTTAAAATCCGACCCCAACTGCGGGTATTCATTTTTCAAGATATTAAAACAATGCGGGCATTGGGTGAGAATCTTTTTGACCCCATACTCCTTCATAACCTCGATATTCTCGCTCGCCAAGGTTTGGAAGAGAAATTCATTACCGAGTCTTCGGGCAGAGTCGCCGCAACATTTTTCTTCATTTCCTAAGATAGCAAAATTAATTCCAGCAGCACGTAGGAGAGCGACAACCGCAGTCGCTACTTTTTGATTTCTTGCGTCGAATGCACCGGAACACCCGGGCCAATAAAGAATTTCGGCCTCAGGATTTTCCTCTAACGTTGGCACACCTATCCCTGTTAAAAAGTTTGCTCTCGTGGTCCAACCAATCCCCCATGGATTTCCATTATTCTCCATATTGCGGAAGGCAAGTTGTACTTCGGCTGGAAAACGGCTTTCCATGAGAACTAAATGACGTCGCATATCAATCGTTTTATCAACGTGTTCCACAAACACTGGACACTGCTGTTCACAGGAACGACAGGTCGTACAGGCCCACAGGTCTTCTTCAGGTATGACTTCTCCGACAAGGGATCTAAGAGACGAGTGCTCACCGTCTTGGGCACTGGCGACTTCCGCTAGGCCATCTCCGACTGCTAGCTTTTCCTCTCTTTTCAGCTGATCAAGTGCCCTACCCTCTTCTTCCATCAATCCCTTAATTTCCTGAATTGCCTGTTTTGGATTCAAGTGCTTGCCACTGAGATACGCAGGGCAATTGTCTTGGCAACGACCACAGCGCAGGCAGGCATCCGTATTGAACAACGCTTTCCACGAGAACTCTTTCAGTGAGCTGACGCCATAATTTTCTATGGATTCATCCATAAAGTCGATAAGTGTTGGAACGCCAATCGGCCCTCGTTTGCGAAAGAATTGATTAAAAGGCGCCAATAAAATATGAAACATTTTTGAGTAAGGTAAATACCCGATGAAAACCATTGCTAGTAATAAATGGAACCACCATAGCCAACGATGTAAGGCTAAGAGTTGTCCTTGACTAAACCATATCTTTAAAGGAGTGGCCAGCCATGATCCAGCGATACTCCACGCTGACCATGGATCCACAAGAACAGCCATGCGTACTCCTTGAATAACAAACCCTGTGACAAGAATTGTGAAAATCAAGACTAAGGTTATTGCATCATCCGCCCTATTATTCATCGCTTCAGGCCTTAGGATATAACGTCGGTAAGCCGCCATTAAAATCCCGACAATTGCCGCCAAGCCGAAAAGATTAGCTGTTACTTTAATGAAGAGATAGAGTGTTCCTTGGAAAATGTTCCAGCCTAAATCAGATTGTAAAGTAATCATCGCTGTGGCAAAGGCTAGAAATATAAAGCCTACAAATATTGCCAGGTGCATGATTCCTGCGTAGCCTTCTTTAAGAACTCGTTTTTGCCCGAGAGTATATATCAATATATCTTTAATTCCTTGCCAAGCCTCGCTCCAACGGTTTTCAGGTTGACCCATTTTCCATAGTCTAACGCGACGGTATATCCCATACCCAAAACTCAGAAGAGCCAACGCGAAGAAAATATAGAGCCAATGATGGCCTTCAATATTCCAATACACTTGTCGAGTTGCGACCATGTTATCTTCTCCTTTAATCAGTTTTGAAAACTAAGCCCATCTTACACAGCACGAACCCATTCTAACTAATGTATCCACATTCCTCGAAGTTCCGAGTCCTTCTTCCACGGCGCGAACGGTCTTAGCTTGAGCTACAACAGGTACCTTGCCCATAGCCTGCATCGCTATAGATGCCACGTTCACAGTCTCATCACTGGTATCCGACCCACGTATGACTTCCACCTTTCGCATTACCCGGGAAGGATTCGAGAAGCGCAGCCCGACAACCTTATCAGGGCGGGAAGTGGCGGAAGTTAGAGTACTCATCGACTTAGATGAAGTATTAGTGCCAAATATTGTATCTGGACTGCAAATCTTGGCTAACCTTTCCAAGGCTATCTTCTTGATTTCGATTTCATCATAAATAGCCTCAATCACCAGATCAACAGAAGCAAAGTCCTCCATGTTTGTAGTGATGGTTATCCGTTTTAGAATTGCTTCTTTTTCATTTACTGTCATTTTCTTCATTTCAATTTTCCGACCTAGAGACCTGGAAATATTCTTAATCGCACTTTCTACAAATCGTTGCTCCGCACCATAGAGTACTACCTCGA encodes:
- a CDS encoding (Fe-S)-binding protein; the protein is MVEKMKLPMVLDIISDNIIKHGNPLALKGSEVAAWAKGLNLPDKGELLFYTGGEYQLLPFIDSLVKTITHIDQGSKAFSMMMGVRNMLDKAGISAEKIYSSVLAKDRERYNSICFKAAKVLQGLGYEFCYAGNEELYSGALLYELGYMEDMKEYVKKVAKVIKKSGAKTIVCLSPHAAEVFKFIYPKMVEGFDLEILTFVDLVWQRRDKLAMNQIPGAVVIHDSCRLAREMGIHQELRDIMLSVGAEVKEAPRNREWTSCCGGPIKILFPELSHVIGSRRVNELKESGSEHILTSCPYCLSALEGGQAKGDSAKIEDLIEFLYRGVKA
- a CDS encoding 2-isopropylmalate synthase encodes the protein MSKLYVFDTTLRDGEQSLGITLNVKEKLEIGHQLVKLGVDIIEAGFPASSPGDMESVRTIAKEIKGVTICGLTRAVAQDIDICAEALRQAEYPRIHTGIGVSPIHMAKKLKLTPDQVVEQAVFAVKYAKKYVSDVEFYAEDAFRGDPAFLTRVIEAVISAGATVVNLPDTVGYANPWEYGELIGYVIKNVKNIDQAIVSVHCHNDLGMATANSLAGIKAGARQVEGTINGIGERAGNTSLEEVIMSIYTRRDGYGVESHVNTREISATSRLVSRITGVTVPDHKAIVGANAFMHASGIHQDGVLKDRETYEIIQPEIIGVPQNLISLSARSGRHALQYSLGLLGYVVEGDQLDEVYQRFLQLADLKQEVFDQDLYVLMGDSGNPTNDLVLRSMSIVTNGVEMATATVVLEKEGKMITDAACGNGPVNALFNTIDRITGNTAMLEDFTLKSVTRSSEALGEATVKLRYEDGRLVVGKGFSTDIIEASAKAYLNALAK
- the serC gene encoding 3-phosphoserine/phosphohydroxythreonine transaminase — translated: MERIFNFNAGPATLPLVVLEEAQREMLNFKGTGMSVMENSHRTKEYEAINSEAEALVKELLEIPENYRVLFLQGGASTQFAAVPMNLVSADSHADYILTGAWAEKAYKEASKFVKTNVAASTKEENYTRIPGTDEIKVSDNPTYVHLCSNNTIFGTQWQSYPDLGNIPLVADMSSDILSRRVDVSKFGLIYAGAQKNLGPAGVTVVIIRKDLLEGIPSNIPTMLRYDIHAKNDSLYNTPPSYSVYMVNLVLRWLKNNGGLVAAEKRNAEKAAVIYNAIDNSEGYYRGHAVKDSRSLMNITFRLPNEELEKTFAVEATKQGMIGLKGHRSVGGIRASVYNAMSIEGCMALAEFMKAFQSKNG
- a CDS encoding heterodisulfide reductase-related iron-sulfur binding cluster is translated as MVATRQVYWNIEGHHWLYIFFALALLSFGYGIYRRVRLWKMGQPENRWSEAWQGIKDILIYTLGQKRVLKEGYAGIMHLAIFVGFIFLAFATAMITLQSDLGWNIFQGTLYLFIKVTANLFGLAAIVGILMAAYRRYILRPEAMNNRADDAITLVLIFTILVTGFVIQGVRMAVLVDPWSAWSIAGSWLATPLKIWFSQGQLLALHRWLWWFHLLLAMVFIGYLPYSKMFHILLAPFNQFFRKRGPIGVPTLIDFMDESIENYGVSSLKEFSWKALFNTDACLRCGRCQDNCPAYLSGKHLNPKQAIQEIKGLMEEEGRALDQLKREEKLAVGDGLAEVASAQDGEHSSLRSLVGEVIPEEDLWACTTCRSCEQQCPVFVEHVDKTIDMRRHLVLMESRFPAEVQLAFRNMENNGNPWGIGWTTRANFLTGIGVPTLEENPEAEILYWPGCSGAFDARNQKVATAVVALLRAAGINFAILGNEEKCCGDSARRLGNEFLFQTLASENIEVMKEYGVKKILTQCPHCFNILKNEYPQLGSDFKVVHHTTYFKELAVEGRLKLGKTDAKSVAFHDSCYLGRYNNIYDEPRELLKLVGLNVTEMKNHREKSFCCGAGGGRFWMEEHEGERINVMRTDEAIATGAELVGAACPFCLTMINDGINAREASDKTRVLDVAEILVQAL
- a CDS encoding 3-hydroxyacyl-CoA dehydrogenase NAD-binding domain-containing protein, producing MIKKIGVLGAGTMGGGTGIAHLAAMKGFEVVLYGAEQRFVESAIKNISRSLGRKIEMKKMTVNEKEAILKRITITTNMEDFASVDLVIEAIYDEIEIKKIALERLAKICSPDTIFGTNTSSKSMSTLTSATSRPDKVVGLRFSNPSRVMRKVEVIRGSDTSDETVNVASIAMQAMGKVPVVAQAKTVRAVEEGLGTSRNVDTLVRMGSCCVRWA